The genomic stretch AATGGTTGACACCTTAAAGGAACTAATTGGCTATCACAAGATAAAATTGGTGGATGGTAAAATCATCAAAGACAATCCGGAAATGACTATAAACATGAGTGCCATTGCCAAAGGATATACCTGCGATCTTATGGGCGAATTTCTGGCCCAAAAAGGGTGTACCGACTATCTGGTTGACATTGGTGGTGAAGTGGTGGCTCACGGAAAAAACGATAAAGGCCATGTGTGGGCAATCGGGATACGGGAGCCATCTGAAGATCCGTTAAAAAACGATTTAAATGCCGCATTGGAACTACCGAATAAAGCCATGGCAACATCGGGAAACTACCTGAATTTTTATGTTGAAGACGGGAAAAAATACGCCCACACAATTGATCCCAATTCGGGTTATCCGGTTCAGCACAGCTTGTTAAGCTCAACGGTTTTGGCCAACGACTGCATGACTGCCGATGCTTTTGCAACAGCTTTTATGGTATTGGGAAAGGACATTGGTATTGAAATTGCGCGCCAGGTTCCGGGACTGGAAATCTATTTTATTTATGCCGATGAACAGGGAAACAACCAGGTTTATATGTCGGAAGGATTTAGCGAATACTTAAGAAAATAGGTTTTTAACTCTTTTAAGGGGAATCCGGGATTTTGCAAATGCAGCACGGTATAAAACAAAAAACCGGTTTAATTACCGGTTTCTGAATTATTTGCCAAATGCAACGATTTAAATTTCATTTGTTTTCTGGCATCTCGTTGTGCCATCTTATCTTGTGTTGTAGCACACTGAATACCTTGACTTTTCAAATACTTATTTCCACCAACATGGGTATTCGGGAAATTCCCTCCCTTTTTCAACAAGATCTGAATAGCCATTCCCAACATTGCTACGCCAAGTAAGGCAACCGCCAATAAAATTACTTTTAATACTCCCATTTCTTTTCCCTTTCTTAATCCTGAAGCGCAAAATTATATTTTTTCGCTAAATAAACTCTATATAAATAACTATTTTACCGAGAAATTGTTGCGGTTTATCTAAATAATTTAACACCAAACAATCAATTCATTTACATTTAGTTAAGTTT from uncultured Draconibacterium sp. encodes the following:
- a CDS encoding FAD:protein FMN transferase; its protein translation is MKTNLIVLSMLILVLAGCEKPVAKYISNNGTVYGTYYSIKYKSPEGKDLQEEISEELKRQTLIFSHYEKEATISKVNNNIDTELEPEFVTCFNKAMEISELTNGAFDITAGPLISAWGFGPEDRQKMTDEMVDTLKELIGYHKIKLVDGKIIKDNPEMTINMSAIAKGYTCDLMGEFLAQKGCTDYLVDIGGEVVAHGKNDKGHVWAIGIREPSEDPLKNDLNAALELPNKAMATSGNYLNFYVEDGKKYAHTIDPNSGYPVQHSLLSSTVLANDCMTADAFATAFMVLGKDIGIEIARQVPGLEIYFIYADEQGNNQVYMSEGFSEYLRK